One part of the uncultured Bacteroides sp. genome encodes these proteins:
- a CDS encoding MATE family efflux transporter: MKSVKDMGVLKKDAAEVISKVQLDSIMNQLVRLALPVIASSFMSMAYNFINIIFVGKFGSEAVAAVGSAGFYMNLSWATSSLLTVGVGIKVSHAIGERNLFIARSYVKNGLRAVIMLALVCFALLAMIRQFLIGLIQLNNPVIEKAATDYLLLVGMSIPFLFQNLFFTSVFIGYGDSRSPFRINVAALIINILLDFILIFPVGLGIKGAAIATIISQAIATILFYRKLNKTEELKPVETVYQYSFLKDIIKLGISPAIQRISFTAVAIVMARIISDWGATAIAVQKVGVQIEAISYMTAGGFVSALSTISGKAYGARDYQTQWAAFRSGMLLAFLIGTATSVLLLAFPGFLFSIFLSDADSIAMGREYLIILGFSQLFMCMELMATGAFFGWGRTNIPAISGIIFTVIRIPMAISFINFWKHALSSVWWSISISSIAKGILLVTLYIILFKLFINKHNSI; this comes from the coding sequence ATGAAATCGGTGAAAGATATGGGAGTTTTAAAAAAAGATGCAGCGGAAGTTATAAGCAAGGTTCAACTTGATTCTATTATGAATCAGTTAGTACGGTTGGCATTGCCGGTTATTGCGTCTTCGTTTATGTCAATGGCATATAATTTTATCAATATAATTTTTGTTGGAAAGTTTGGTAGTGAGGCTGTTGCTGCTGTTGGCTCTGCGGGATTTTATATGAATTTAAGTTGGGCCACATCTTCACTCTTAACAGTTGGGGTGGGAATAAAAGTGTCTCATGCTATTGGAGAAAGAAATTTATTTATTGCAAGAAGCTATGTGAAGAATGGTTTACGGGCTGTAATAATGTTAGCACTTGTTTGTTTCGCTTTGCTGGCAATGATCCGGCAATTCTTGATTGGGCTCATTCAATTGAATAATCCTGTAATTGAAAAGGCTGCAACAGATTATTTACTCTTGGTAGGAATGAGTATCCCATTCTTATTTCAGAACTTATTTTTTACGAGTGTATTTATTGGTTATGGAGATAGTCGGTCGCCCTTTCGCATTAATGTAGCTGCGTTAATAATCAATATTCTGTTAGATTTTATTTTAATATTTCCTGTAGGACTGGGAATTAAGGGCGCAGCAATTGCTACCATCATATCACAGGCTATAGCTACAATATTGTTCTATAGGAAATTGAATAAGACTGAAGAACTGAAACCTGTTGAAACTGTTTATCAATATAGTTTTTTGAAAGATATTATAAAGCTAGGAATAAGTCCGGCTATTCAGCGGATATCTTTTACTGCTGTTGCTATTGTAATGGCTCGTATTATAAGTGATTGGGGAGCCACCGCTATTGCTGTTCAAAAGGTGGGAGTGCAGATTGAAGCAATCTCGTACATGACGGCAGGTGGTTTTGTCTCGGCTCTATCCACTATATCAGGAAAGGCTTACGGAGCAAGGGATTATCAGACACAATGGGCTGCGTTTCGTTCGGGAATGTTGCTTGCTTTTCTAATTGGAACTGCAACCTCTGTCTTGTTGCTTGCTTTTCCCGGTTTTTTATTCTCTATCTTTTTAAGTGATGCCGATAGTATAGCTATGGGGAGGGAGTATTTAATTATTCTGGGATTTTCTCAACTTTTTATGTGCATGGAGTTAATGGCTACAGGAGCTTTCTTTGGCTGGGGACGAACTAATATACCGGCAATTTCCGGGATTATATTTACAGTAATCAGAATACCAATGGCTATTTCTTTTATTAATTTCTGGAAACATGCACTTTCATCTGTTTGGTGGAGCATTAGCATAAGCAGCATTGCTAAAGGTATATTACTTGTAACACTATATATTATTCTGTTTAAACTATTTATTAACAAACATAATTCAATTTAA
- the epsC gene encoding serine O-acetyltransferase EpsC has protein sequence MKASNYRKEELFNKILSRGFWEDIPERKEKVSRFIRELFKYLFPVQCLCMPDKMQLEQGHLTVYKLFRELCLPIQEMDSAKEQETENRFFYSLPQIYDLLIEDAEAIFKGDPAARNIEEVIHIYPGFYAIFIHRVAHALYQLNMTLLARMFSEYSHSITGIDIHPGATIGRSFGIDHGTGIVIGETTIIGDNVKIYQGVTLGAKSVEKSLAQTKRHPTIENNVTIYAGATILGGDTVIGKDSIVGGNVFITHSIPAKSMVYYNNELSIRPV, from the coding sequence ATGAAAGCAAGTAATTACAGAAAAGAAGAACTTTTCAATAAAATCCTGAGCAGAGGATTTTGGGAAGATATTCCTGAGCGCAAAGAAAAAGTATCTCGGTTTATCAGAGAGCTATTCAAATATCTATTCCCTGTTCAATGCTTATGTATGCCAGATAAAATGCAATTAGAGCAAGGTCATTTGACAGTATATAAATTGTTTAGAGAACTCTGTTTACCAATACAGGAGATGGATTCAGCAAAAGAACAGGAAACTGAGAACCGTTTCTTTTATAGCCTTCCTCAAATTTATGATTTACTAATAGAGGATGCCGAAGCTATTTTTAAAGGAGATCCAGCAGCCAGAAATATAGAAGAAGTAATTCACATCTATCCCGGATTTTACGCCATATTTATTCACAGGGTAGCACATGCCCTATATCAATTAAATATGACTCTGCTGGCTAGAATGTTTTCTGAATACTCACACAGTATCACAGGTATTGATATTCATCCCGGAGCAACAATTGGCCGATCGTTTGGAATAGATCACGGAACTGGAATTGTGATAGGAGAAACAACAATTATCGGAGATAATGTAAAAATATACCAGGGAGTAACTCTGGGAGCAAAAAGTGTAGAGAAAAGTCTGGCTCAAACCAAGCGCCATCCTACCATTGAAAATAATGTGACTATTTATGCCGGAGCAACAATCTTAGGTGGCGATACCGTTATTGGCAAAGACAGTATAGTAGGAGGAAATGTTTTTATTACACATAGCATTCCTGCAAAATCTATGGTGTATTATAACAATGAACTATCAATCAGACCTGTATAA